The genomic stretch GCAGCAGCCGCACGAACTCACACAGCCGCGGCAGGCCAACTGGCCGTCGACAAACACCGGCTCTCCCGGCACCTCACCGCACAGCGGGCAGCCACGACCGGCAGAATCCGCAAATGAGCTAATCCGCGCGCTGTGACCGCTGGCATGGACCGTGCTCCGTGTAGCGGAGCTATTCGCGCTGGTCGCAGCAAAGTTCTGAACTACAGGTAGCGAAACGCTTGCCCCGGCACCGGCGCAGCCTTTACCCTGAGATGGACTTGGCAAAGTCTCTCCTTTAATGGAGACCCCGGGACTGGAAGCGTCACCTTCCACCCGACCAAAAAGGATCGGAGCGAACCCCCTTCGGGGGGTTTCGTCACACCTGGGGTCTATATGAACGTGTCCGGCAGGCGCATCAAGAGCCGATACGCCCCGAAATCACAGCGGTGCGGCATCACCTCCTGAACCGGTCCGCTTAAGCGACGTCGCACCCGCGGCCTGGATCTCGGCAGCCGCGGCATCGACAAGCCCAGTAAGCAGCGCCCGCTGAGGCAGGGTAAGGCGGTACAGCGCATTGGCCAGAGCCGACGCCTCCGTCCCATCGTGAGGTATCAGACGCGGGTAGATCACCAGCAGCGGCCCGCCAGGCTCAGGAATCTGGGCAATGAAGCCACCGCGGGCGACCTCTTCGCCCAGGGACTCCAATTGCCACCCATAACCCAAAAGTCGCCGCGCCCACCAATACAGCACTCGCACAAGCGGTTCGGGCTGATCACGCACACCCGGAATGCTGTGCTCGCACACCGCAAGCGGAGCCAGCGGAGCCGCCCCATTCAGCAAACCGACCGCACCTGCAAGCTCCTGCACCCACCCGCCGGCGCTGAGCCGCCACACCGCCTCCAACAAGAGCGAGGGCAGGTCGGTGACCACGGGTGTGTCTTGCGGACGCCGGATCAGCTCCACGACTCGGTGCGACGGCAACTCGACGACGACAACTGCGGTTACCGATTTCAGCTCGAACCGGACCCGGCGCACCACGTAACCCTGACGGTTCAACTCTTGCGCCCACCAATACACCGGACGCACCGCCGCAACAGGCTGATTGACGCCGCCACCCGGGACGGGTGCGAACTGCGGCTCGTAACCGGCCAGCAGCGACAGCTCAGGGATGGGGCGGCCGTCGACACCCCGTCCAATAAGTCGCCGCGCGCTCATGTCGAATTCCTTCGTGAGTACCGAACAAGCCTGTACTCTACACAAAGACAACTCGATACGACAGCCGTATTAAAAGAAAAGTGGTGACGTCGGTGAACCTGTCTTCCTATGACCGGCGCAGAACACACATGACCAGGAAAGTTCTGCGTGGCTTCAGCGCCGCCGCGTTCGCCGACGCCCGCCGCACCCGCGGTCTCAGCGTGTCCGACCTGTCGCGACTCGCCGACATCGGCGCATCCACGATCCACTCCTGGGAAGCCGGCACCCGCACGCCGCAGGTCGACCTGCTGGCCAAGGCCATGAAAATCCTCAAAGCGCCGATCAGCGAAGTCGTGCTGATCGCCCCGCCTGATCGCTATCCCGGCGATTGGCGAGTCATGAACGGCCTGACTCAACCGGAGCTGGCGGCCGCCATAGGAATCGCCACGACCACCCTTCGCGGCATCGAACGCGCCGACATCGGACTGACCGATACGAACGCCGCCAATCTGGCTGCACGCTTGGGAATCAGCGTCGACGAGTACCGTGCGGCCTACAACCGCGCCCGTCAACGGCCGCCAGGCATCCCGGTGTAAACCCGGAACGTCGAGCAAACAATGGTCCGCCAGGACCTGACCCGCAACGCCTATCCGTGCGCGCGATTCTCCGGCATCTGCCCCGCACTCAAACGCCACATTGATTAACTTGGCTGGATGGCCAAGAATGCAGCTAGAGGGCTGTTTAGGCACTGCCAATCCTTCCTGCGCCGCCGCCGGTGCCGGCGCCTTATCCCGACTCGTACAAAAATTCCAACACGTCACCACCGCAGAAGTCACGTAAGTTGGCAAACATCGATCCGACAAGTTGGCGGTAACGATTTGATAACAATTACGGAAGGGCTGTGCTGAGCGGCCACTTGTTGTAACCACCCGTGCTGGTAGTGAGCCCGTGCCGATGAGGCCAAGCTGTGCCGAAATAGACCAGGCCACAATGGATTTGACTGCTCCCGATGTTGTTCTTGCCGGCCAACCGCAGCCCGCTCGCTCGCATGGGCTCGGCGGTGCGCCCGGGAGCGGGAACAAGCCACAGCCGCGGCGCTGACACGTGCTACTGGACTGCGGAGCGTTCCAACTCCGTCACGAACCTGAATTGACACGTCTACACCGCCTTCACTCCCCGAATAGTGCTACATATCAAATCATGTTCCCCAGTAGCAGTGCAACAGGAAATCGAGGCAATCTTCCTCGCGAAGCATAATCAGCCACCGACCATGCTTGAACAGCAAAAACGCCGCTCTCTGACCGCTGCAGCGACGGGTCAACCAACCCTTCAGATGCTCGCGCTAGATGACGAAGGGAACACTCGTCTCCTAGAGCGAGCCGACATATCTAGCCCCACCA from Mycobacterium sp. HUMS_12744610 encodes the following:
- a CDS encoding helix-turn-helix domain-containing protein produces the protein MTRKVLRGFSAAAFADARRTRGLSVSDLSRLADIGASTIHSWEAGTRTPQVDLLAKAMKILKAPISEVVLIAPPDRYPGDWRVMNGLTQPELAAAIGIATTTLRGIERADIGLTDTNAANLAARLGISVDEYRAAYNRARQRPPGIPV